A DNA window from Undibacterium sp. YM2 contains the following coding sequences:
- a CDS encoding glucokinase, translating to MSSQKITPIYPRLLADIGGTNARFALETAERQFEAVSVLACADYASLPDAIRSYLGSAAVNQMQIRHAAIAIANPIDGDCVRMTNHHWSFSISVVRAQLDLSSLLVINDFTALAMALPYLDASQLQKIGGGQDVPGTAIGLIGAGTGLGVSGIIPAGNSWAPLSSEGGHASFAPTNREEMHILETLWQQYEHVSAERLLSGRGLELICNVISGKTLEAADITRRALDGSCADCLRTVEHFCSILGSVAGNVALTLGATGGMYIGGGIVPRLGRLFATSAFRQRFEAKGRLSGFLAQIPTYLITEEYPAFLGVSAMLADHLGKQEKN from the coding sequence ATGTCCAGTCAGAAGATCACCCCGATTTACCCGCGCCTGCTGGCCGATATAGGCGGCACCAATGCCCGTTTTGCGCTTGAAACCGCAGAGCGTCAGTTTGAGGCGGTCAGCGTGCTGGCATGTGCAGACTATGCCAGTTTGCCGGATGCAATACGCAGTTACCTGGGTAGTGCCGCAGTCAACCAGATGCAGATCAGGCATGCCGCTATCGCCATTGCCAATCCCATTGATGGTGATTGCGTGCGCATGACCAATCATCACTGGAGTTTTTCTATTTCTGTCGTGCGCGCGCAGCTTGATCTCAGCAGCCTGCTCGTTATCAATGATTTTACGGCCCTGGCCATGGCCTTGCCTTATCTTGATGCCAGTCAGTTACAAAAAATCGGTGGCGGCCAGGATGTGCCGGGTACGGCCATAGGCCTGATAGGCGCAGGTACTGGTCTGGGTGTTTCCGGCATTATCCCGGCCGGTAACTCCTGGGCACCCTTGTCCAGCGAAGGTGGTCATGCGAGTTTTGCGCCGACCAACCGCGAAGAAATGCACATACTCGAAACATTGTGGCAGCAGTATGAGCATGTGTCGGCAGAACGCCTGCTATCCGGCCGGGGGCTTGAGCTGATCTGCAACGTGATTTCCGGCAAGACGCTTGAGGCGGCAGACATCACACGCCGGGCACTGGATGGCAGTTGTGCCGATTGCCTGCGCACGGTTGAACACTTTTGCTCGATTCTCGGCAGCGTGGCTGGCAATGTCGCGCTGACACTTGGCGCAACGGGTGGCATGTATATAGGTGGCGGCATCGTTCCCAGGCTAGGGCGCTTGTTTGCTACCTCGGCGTTTCGTCAGCGCTTTGAAGCCAAGGGGCGGCTCAGTGGCTTTCTCGCGCAGATACCGACTTACCTGATCACGGAAGAATACCCCGCCTTCCTCGGTGTATCAGCCATGCTGGCCGATCATCTTGGCAAGCAAGAAAAAAATTAA
- a CDS encoding sugar MFS transporter, producing MMETSLPAGVAATSDGNADNARSQTSSLVIVTILFFMWGFLTSLNDVLIPHLKSIYTLSYVQATLVQFCFFGAYFIVSIPAGMLIRKIGYQHGAVTGLVIAASGCAMFYPASMGSYALFLLAFFILASGITILQVAANPYVTVLGEARTASSRLTLTQAFNSLGTTVAPVLGGILILSGAALTAAEIAQLPASEQISYRASAGAAVQMPYLLLAGALLLLAVLFAFARLPKITHAVDSDAATSSSKTSVFAHTHLLMGAIGIFLYVGGEVSIGSFLINFLGESDVGGLTPALAAHYVSFYWGGAMVGRFIGFAVMRKLSPGKTLAFNSAAAIILILTAIYSHGSMAMWAILAVGLCNSIMFPTIFSMALNKLGPLTGQGSGILCMAIVGGALVPFLQGYLADSIGLHTSFYVPAACYTFILYFGLRYAGMYSTQK from the coding sequence ATGATGGAAACTTCACTACCCGCAGGCGTTGCAGCCACGTCTGATGGCAATGCCGATAATGCCAGAAGCCAGACCAGTTCTCTCGTCATCGTGACGATTTTGTTTTTCATGTGGGGTTTTTTGACTTCACTCAATGATGTGCTGATTCCGCATCTGAAATCGATATACACACTCAGTTATGTGCAGGCGACACTGGTACAGTTCTGCTTCTTTGGTGCTTACTTCATAGTCTCCATCCCTGCCGGCATGCTGATCAGGAAGATCGGCTACCAGCATGGTGCGGTGACTGGTCTCGTCATAGCTGCCAGCGGTTGTGCGATGTTCTATCCTGCTTCCATGGGCAGCTATGCTCTGTTCCTGCTGGCGTTTTTTATCCTGGCTTCCGGCATTACGATTTTGCAGGTGGCTGCCAACCCTTATGTCACGGTACTCGGTGAAGCCAGGACTGCATCGAGCCGCCTGACGCTGACACAGGCTTTCAACTCCCTTGGCACCACAGTGGCCCCTGTTCTCGGTGGCATTTTGATTTTGTCCGGTGCCGCCTTGACAGCAGCCGAGATAGCGCAGTTGCCAGCGTCAGAGCAAATCAGCTATCGTGCCAGCGCTGGCGCTGCCGTGCAGATGCCTTATCTGCTGCTCGCAGGTGCACTGTTGTTGCTGGCAGTCTTGTTTGCCTTTGCCCGCCTGCCTAAAATTACCCATGCAGTAGATAGCGATGCTGCCACCAGTAGCAGTAAAACATCGGTGTTTGCACATACGCATCTGCTGATGGGGGCAATTGGTATATTCCTGTATGTCGGTGGTGAGGTCAGCATAGGCAGCTTCCTCATCAATTTCCTTGGGGAGTCTGATGTTGGTGGCCTGACACCTGCGCTTGCCGCGCACTATGTCAGTTTTTACTGGGGCGGGGCGATGGTGGGGCGTTTCATTGGCTTTGCCGTCATGCGCAAGCTCAGCCCTGGCAAAACGCTGGCATTCAATTCTGCGGCTGCCATCATCCTGATCCTGACGGCGATCTACAGCCATGGCTCAATGGCCATGTGGGCGATACTGGCAGTTGGTTTGTGCAATTCCATCATGTTCCCTACCATCTTCAGCATGGCCCTGAACAAGCTGGGACCTTTGACAGGGCAGGGCTCAGGTATTTTGTGCATGGCAATAGTTGGTGGTGCGCTGGTACCTTTCCTGCAAGGCTATCTGGCTGACAGCATAGGTTTGCACACATCTTTCTATGTGCCTGCTGCCTGTTATACCTTCATCCTGTATTTCGGTCTGCGTTATGCGGGCATGTATTCTACCCAGAAATAG
- a CDS encoding indolepyruvate ferredoxin oxidoreductase family protein, producing the protein MSSDTTLESAGLSSLPSPSSSAKEVHTEPVQDALEASQITSPPQLNDVQLDDKYTSNSGTIFLSGIQALVRLPMMQRQRDQAAGLNTAGFISGYRGSPLGGLDETLWKTKKLLEQNHVQFVPGVNEDLAATAVWGSQTVDLIGPAKYDGVFGMWYGKGPGVDRSADVFKHMNHAGTSKHGGVLLVAGDDHGAYSSTLPHQSDHIFSACMIPMLYPSNVQEYLDLGLHAWAMSRFSGCAVGFKALADTVESTSSVDADPFRLQIKIPQDFVMPEGGLNTRLSLDTLGIQARKQEALMQDYKIYAALAYARINKLNHVTIDSPTARLGIVASGKSYLDVLEALEELGIDEKFAAEIGIRLFKVSMPWPLEPDGVREFAQGLDEILVVEEKRQMVEYQLKEQLYNWRDDVRPRVIGKFDEKGEWVHPRGEWLLTSKADFSVAQIARVIASRIARFHTSDLIKARLAFLEAKDVVLSKQVNTPARPAYYCSGCPHNTSTKVPEGSLALAGIGCHVMATAIYPEFNKLTTHMGGEGAPWIGQAAFSTLPHVFQNLGDGTYFHSGYLAIRAAVAAKVNITYKILYNDAVAMTGGQPVDGIISVPMMAQQMAAEGVKRIALVTEDLSRYTDRSNLPSFLTLHDRKDMDAVQRELREIPGATVLIYDQTCAAEKRRRRKKGEFPDPNQRMFINEAVCEGCGDCGVQSNCTSIMPVETEFGRKRSIDQSSCNKDYSCVKGFCPSFVTVEGGKLVKSKTGTAKTDDFGALPEPQLPACESSYNILLNGIGGTGVITVGALLGMAAHLEGKGASVLDMTGMSQKNGSVTSHIRIVNQAGKLRAQRIATGEADLILGCDILTAGAHDAISKMRAGRTRAVINTHEQPTGPFAKNPDWQFPLESVEHLISESVGGNVDFINATKLATALMGDSIATNLFMLGFAYQKGAIPVSETALLRAIELNGVAIEANKKAFLWGRRAAVDFARVEKIAVPGQPVVIQMPQSLDALIKRRIAVLTDYQNAAYAQQYADLVDKVRKAESALNAGNKFSMAVAKYAFKLMAYKDEYEVARLYTNGDFTAKLKQQFEGDFSLKFNLAPPIFSKKDGQGHLVKAQYGSWVWQAFKLLAKLKGLRGTALDIFGRTEERKAERALIVEYAALMEKLAAGLNTDNLEQAVALASLPEKIRGYGHVKEKATQAYHAEKAVLLKPQNTTVIKEVSRVA; encoded by the coding sequence ATGTCATCCGACACCACCCTGGAGTCTGCTGGACTCTCGTCCCTGCCGTCCCCGTCGTCTTCCGCTAAAGAAGTCCATACCGAGCCTGTCCAGGATGCGCTCGAAGCCAGCCAGATTACCAGCCCCCCGCAATTGAATGATGTGCAACTTGACGATAAATATACGTCGAACAGCGGCACGATCTTTTTGTCAGGCATACAAGCCCTGGTAAGGCTGCCCATGATGCAGCGCCAGCGCGACCAGGCTGCGGGGCTGAATACGGCGGGATTTATTTCCGGCTATCGTGGTTCCCCCCTGGGTGGCCTGGATGAAACATTGTGGAAAACCAAGAAACTGCTGGAGCAAAACCATGTGCAGTTCGTGCCTGGCGTCAATGAAGACCTGGCCGCAACCGCAGTATGGGGCTCGCAAACGGTAGACCTGATAGGCCCGGCCAAATACGATGGTGTATTTGGTATGTGGTATGGCAAGGGCCCGGGTGTCGATCGTAGTGCTGACGTCTTCAAGCACATGAACCATGCGGGCACATCCAAACACGGTGGCGTCCTGCTGGTGGCTGGTGATGACCATGGCGCTTACTCTTCGACACTGCCACACCAGTCCGACCATATTTTCTCGGCCTGCATGATTCCCATGCTCTACCCCAGCAATGTGCAGGAATACCTGGACCTGGGCCTGCATGCATGGGCCATGTCGCGTTTTTCTGGTTGTGCAGTCGGCTTCAAGGCGCTGGCAGATACCGTGGAGTCCACTTCCTCGGTGGATGCCGACCCTTTCCGCCTGCAAATCAAGATACCGCAAGACTTTGTCATGCCTGAAGGTGGTCTGAACACCCGTTTGTCTCTGGATACCCTGGGCATACAGGCGCGCAAGCAGGAAGCCCTGATGCAGGATTACAAAATCTATGCAGCCCTGGCCTATGCCCGCATCAACAAACTCAATCATGTCACCATAGACAGCCCGACTGCACGTCTGGGCATCGTTGCCTCCGGCAAGTCTTACCTCGATGTGCTGGAAGCGCTGGAAGAACTGGGCATCGATGAGAAATTCGCAGCCGAGATAGGCATACGCCTGTTCAAGGTATCCATGCCCTGGCCGCTGGAGCCGGATGGCGTGCGTGAATTCGCCCAGGGTCTTGATGAAATTCTGGTAGTCGAAGAAAAACGCCAGATGGTGGAGTACCAGCTCAAGGAACAGTTATACAACTGGCGCGACGATGTGCGCCCGCGCGTTATCGGCAAGTTCGATGAAAAAGGCGAATGGGTACATCCGCGTGGTGAATGGTTGCTGACGTCCAAAGCAGATTTCTCGGTAGCGCAAATTGCCCGTGTGATTGCCTCACGCATTGCTCGCTTCCATACCAGTGACCTCATCAAGGCGCGCCTGGCATTTCTGGAAGCCAAGGATGTCGTGCTCAGCAAGCAGGTCAATACACCGGCACGCCCGGCTTACTATTGCTCAGGCTGCCCGCACAATACTTCGACCAAGGTGCCGGAAGGCAGCTTGGCACTGGCTGGCATCGGTTGCCACGTCATGGCAACCGCGATTTACCCTGAATTCAATAAACTGACTACCCATATGGGCGGTGAAGGTGCGCCGTGGATAGGGCAGGCCGCATTCTCGACCTTGCCGCATGTATTCCAGAACCTTGGTGATGGCACTTATTTCCATTCCGGGTATCTGGCAATACGCGCAGCCGTTGCTGCCAAGGTCAATATCACCTACAAGATTTTGTATAACGATGCCGTGGCAATGACGGGTGGTCAACCTGTTGATGGCATCATCAGTGTACCGATGATGGCGCAACAGATGGCGGCAGAAGGTGTCAAGCGCATCGCCCTGGTGACTGAGGATTTGTCACGTTACACAGACCGTTCCAACCTGCCCAGCTTTTTAACCCTGCATGACCGCAAGGACATGGATGCCGTACAACGCGAATTGCGCGAGATACCTGGCGCAACGGTGCTCATTTATGACCAGACCTGCGCCGCCGAAAAACGCCGTCGCCGCAAAAAAGGCGAATTCCCTGACCCTAATCAGCGGATGTTCATCAATGAAGCAGTTTGCGAAGGCTGTGGTGACTGCGGTGTGCAATCCAACTGTACGTCCATCATGCCGGTGGAAACCGAATTTGGCCGCAAGCGCAGCATAGATCAGTCGTCCTGCAACAAGGATTATTCCTGCGTCAAGGGTTTCTGCCCCAGCTTTGTCACGGTAGAAGGTGGCAAGCTGGTCAAATCCAAGACCGGTACAGCAAAGACAGATGATTTTGGCGCATTGCCAGAACCGCAATTGCCAGCCTGTGAAAGCTCTTACAATATCTTGTTGAACGGCATAGGCGGCACTGGTGTCATCACGGTCGGTGCCTTGCTGGGCATGGCGGCGCATCTTGAAGGCAAGGGCGCATCCGTGCTCGACATGACAGGCATGTCGCAAAAAAATGGCTCGGTGACTTCGCATATACGCATCGTCAACCAGGCTGGCAAATTGCGTGCACAGCGTATAGCAACGGGCGAAGCTGACCTGATACTGGGCTGCGATATCCTGACCGCTGGTGCACATGATGCCATTTCCAAAATGCGTGCAGGCCGTACCCGTGCCGTCATCAATACTCATGAACAACCGACCGGCCCATTTGCGAAGAACCCTGACTGGCAATTCCCGCTGGAGTCAGTTGAACACCTGATTTCTGAATCAGTCGGTGGCAATGTTGATTTCATTAATGCGACCAAACTGGCAACTGCCTTGATGGGTGACTCTATCGCCACCAATTTGTTCATGCTCGGCTTTGCTTACCAGAAGGGCGCTATACCCGTATCTGAAACAGCCTTGCTGCGCGCCATAGAACTTAATGGTGTGGCGATTGAGGCCAACAAGAAAGCCTTCCTCTGGGGCCGCCGTGCAGCGGTGGATTTTGCCCGCGTAGAAAAAATCGCCGTCCCTGGCCAGCCTGTCGTCATCCAGATGCCGCAAAGCCTGGACGCCCTCATCAAGCGCCGCATTGCGGTATTGACGGATTACCAGAACGCCGCTTACGCCCAGCAATATGCTGACCTGGTTGACAAGGTACGCAAGGCTGAATCTGCATTAAATGCCGGTAACAAGTTCAGCATGGCAGTCGCCAAATACGCGTTCAAGCTTATGGCCTACAAGGATGAGTATGAAGTCGCACGTCTATATACCAATGGCGACTTCACAGCAAAACTGAAGCAACAGTTTGAAGGCGACTTCAGCCTGAAATTCAATCTGGCTCCTCCTATCTTTTCGAAGAAGGACGGGCAAGGTCATCTGGTCAAGGCGCAATATGGTTCCTGGGTCTGGCAGGCATTCAAGCTGCTGGCCAAGCTCAAGGGCTTGCGTGGTACGGCACTGGATATTTTTGGTCGCACAGAAGAACGCAAGGCTGAACGTGCACTCATTGTTGAATACGCCGCCCTGATGGAAAAGCTGGCTGCTGGTTTGAATACAGACAACCTTGAACAGGCCGTCGCCTTGGCTAGCCTGCCTGAAAAGATACGCGGTTACGGCCATGTCAAAGAAAAGGCCACGCAGGCGTATCATGCAGAGAAAGCAGTTTTACTGAAGCCTCAAAATACAACAGTGATCAAGGAAGTGTCGCGCGTAGCGTGA
- the icmF gene encoding fused isobutyryl-CoA mutase/GTPase IcmF, which produces MTDLSVAQNLTEYKPANKVRFVTAASLFDGHDASINIMRRILMANGAEVIHLGHNRSVEEIVTAALQEDAQGIAISSYQGGHVEYFKYMIDLLKQRGGAHIKVFGGGGGVIVPEEIADLHAYGVTRIFSPEDGQRMGLVGMILSMIQACDSDLSGYAPTTLAVLQQGDIADKHRPLAQLITALENDKVAPELRTQLTDAAKASKTPTLGITGTGGAGKSSLTDELIRRIRLDQDDHLNIALISIDPSRRKSGGALLGDRIRMNAINPWKGKLKVFMRSLATREAGSEISQALPDVIAACKVAGFDLVIVETSGIGQGDAAIVPHVDVSMYVMTPEFGAASQLEKIDMLDFADFVAINKFDRKGAQDALRDVAKQYQRNRELWSQKPDEMPVYGTQASRFNDDGVTALYQGILPALVQRGLLAKPSKLAAINVKYSSAKNVIVPPARSRYLAEIADTVRAYHKNTGKQVLIARERQQLQESKRMLSVAGKSADFDDLITERENRLDGESKKLISMWPDMQAAYAGDEYVVKIRDKEIRTRLVQQSLSGTKIRKVALPRFVDHGEILRWLMLENVPGSFPFTAGVFAFKREGEDPTRMFAGEGDPFRTNRRFKLVSQGMDAKRLSTAFDSVTLYGADPAIRPDIYGKVGNSGVSVATLEDMKVLYDGFDLCDPATSVSMTINGPAPTILAFFMNTAIDQQMEKFRVDNKREPTADESAKIRAWVLQNVRGTVQADILKEDQGQNTCIFSTEFSLKVMGDIQEYFVHHQVRNFYSVSISGYHIAEAGANPISQLAFTLSNGFTFVEAYLARGMHIDDFAANLSFFFSNGMDPEYTVLGRVARRIWAVAMRDKYGANDRSQKLKYHIQTSGRSLHAQEIDFNDIRTTLQALIAIYDNCNSLHTNAYDEAITTPTDESVRRALAIQLIINREWGLAKNENPIQGSFIIEELTDMVEEAVMQEFERIAERGGVLGAMETGYQRGKIQEESMHYEHLKHDGTLPIIGVNTFRNPKANDTPQKIELARSTEEEKQSQLQRLADFHSRHADVAPKALAALQQAAINNENVFAKLMDAARVCSLGQITTALFEVGGQYRRNM; this is translated from the coding sequence ATGACTGACCTGTCCGTTGCCCAGAACCTGACTGAATACAAACCTGCCAACAAAGTGCGCTTTGTTACCGCCGCTTCCCTGTTCGATGGCCATGATGCCTCGATCAATATCATGCGCCGCATCCTGATGGCGAATGGTGCAGAAGTGATCCATCTGGGCCATAACCGTTCGGTAGAAGAAATCGTCACTGCTGCCCTGCAGGAAGATGCCCAGGGCATTGCCATTTCCAGTTACCAAGGTGGCCACGTCGAATACTTCAAATACATGATAGACCTGCTCAAGCAACGCGGCGGCGCACATATCAAGGTATTTGGCGGCGGCGGTGGTGTCATCGTGCCGGAAGAAATAGCAGACCTGCATGCCTATGGTGTAACCCGTATTTTCAGCCCTGAAGATGGCCAGCGCATGGGCCTGGTGGGCATGATACTGTCGATGATACAGGCGTGTGATAGTGACCTCTCTGGCTATGCACCAACGACGCTGGCAGTATTGCAGCAAGGCGATATCGCCGACAAACACCGCCCGCTGGCGCAATTGATTACCGCGCTGGAAAACGACAAGGTCGCGCCAGAATTGCGAACGCAATTGACGGATGCAGCAAAAGCCAGCAAGACACCAACCCTGGGTATCACGGGTACTGGTGGCGCCGGTAAATCTTCACTGACAGATGAACTCATACGTCGCATACGCCTGGACCAGGATGATCACCTGAACATCGCCCTGATTTCAATCGACCCGTCGCGCCGCAAATCTGGCGGTGCTTTGCTGGGTGACCGCATACGCATGAATGCCATCAACCCATGGAAGGGCAAGCTCAAGGTCTTCATGCGTTCACTGGCAACCCGTGAAGCGGGTTCAGAAATTTCACAAGCTTTGCCAGATGTCATTGCAGCCTGCAAGGTTGCCGGTTTTGACCTGGTCATCGTCGAGACTTCCGGCATAGGCCAGGGTGATGCTGCCATCGTGCCGCATGTTGATGTCTCCATGTATGTCATGACACCAGAATTTGGTGCTGCGTCACAGCTGGAAAAAATCGATATGCTCGATTTTGCCGATTTTGTCGCCATCAATAAATTCGACCGCAAAGGCGCACAGGATGCCCTGCGCGATGTCGCCAAACAATACCAGCGCAACCGCGAATTGTGGTCGCAGAAGCCAGATGAAATGCCAGTCTATGGCACCCAGGCTTCACGCTTCAATGATGATGGCGTGACTGCCCTGTATCAAGGCATCTTGCCAGCACTGGTGCAACGCGGTTTGTTGGCCAAGCCCAGCAAGCTGGCAGCCATCAATGTCAAATATTCCAGTGCCAAGAATGTCATCGTGCCACCGGCACGTAGCCGTTATCTGGCTGAGATTGCTGATACAGTACGCGCCTACCACAAGAATACTGGCAAGCAGGTCTTGATCGCCCGTGAACGCCAGCAACTGCAAGAAAGCAAGCGCATGCTGTCCGTGGCAGGCAAGTCGGCTGATTTTGATGATTTGATCACCGAGCGTGAAAATCGTCTGGATGGTGAATCCAAAAAACTCATCAGCATGTGGCCAGATATGCAGGCTGCTTACGCCGGTGATGAATATGTCGTCAAAATCCGCGACAAGGAAATCCGCACCCGCCTGGTACAGCAATCCCTGTCTGGCACCAAGATACGCAAGGTGGCATTGCCGCGCTTTGTCGATCACGGTGAAATCCTGCGCTGGTTGATGTTGGAAAATGTGCCCGGCTCTTTCCCCTTTACAGCCGGTGTGTTCGCTTTCAAACGCGAAGGTGAAGATCCTACGCGCATGTTTGCCGGTGAGGGGGACCCTTTCCGTACCAACCGTCGTTTCAAGCTGGTGTCGCAAGGCATGGATGCCAAACGCCTGTCGACCGCTTTTGACTCAGTGACTTTGTATGGCGCAGACCCGGCCATACGTCCTGATATCTACGGCAAGGTTGGTAATTCTGGTGTGTCTGTTGCGACGCTGGAAGACATGAAGGTCTTGTACGATGGCTTTGACCTGTGCGACCCAGCCACATCGGTATCCATGACCATCAATGGTCCGGCACCGACGATACTGGCTTTCTTCATGAACACTGCGATTGATCAGCAGATGGAAAAATTCCGCGTCGATAACAAACGCGAACCGACTGCCGATGAATCTGCCAAGATACGCGCCTGGGTATTGCAAAATGTCCGCGGCACGGTGCAGGCAGATATCCTCAAGGAAGACCAGGGCCAGAATACCTGCATCTTCTCGACAGAATTCTCGCTGAAGGTCATGGGCGATATCCAGGAATATTTCGTCCATCACCAGGTGCGCAATTTCTATTCTGTCTCCATCTCTGGTTACCATATTGCCGAAGCAGGCGCGAACCCGATTTCTCAACTCGCGTTCACGCTGTCGAATGGCTTCACCTTTGTCGAAGCTTATCTGGCACGCGGCATGCACATTGATGATTTTGCGGCCAACCTGTCCTTCTTCTTCAGCAATGGCATGGACCCTGAATACACGGTACTGGGACGCGTGGCACGCCGTATCTGGGCAGTGGCAATGCGTGACAAATATGGTGCGAATGACCGCAGCCAGAAACTGAAATATCATATCCAGACCAGTGGCCGTTCCCTGCATGCGCAAGAGATCGATTTCAACGACATCCGCACCACGCTGCAAGCCCTGATTGCGATCTACGATAACTGCAACAGCCTGCACACCAATGCCTATGATGAGGCCATCACCACACCGACTGATGAATCAGTACGCCGTGCCCTGGCTATCCAGCTCATCATCAACCGTGAGTGGGGTCTGGCGAAGAACGAGAACCCTATCCAGGGCAGTTTCATCATCGAGGAACTGACCGACATGGTAGAAGAAGCCGTGATGCAGGAGTTTGAACGCATCGCTGAACGCGGTGGTGTACTGGGTGCCATGGAAACCGGTTATCAGCGCGGCAAGATACAGGAAGAATCCATGCACTATGAACACCTGAAACATGACGGCACTCTGCCTATCATCGGTGTGAATACCTTCCGTAATCCTAAAGCCAATGACACGCCACAAAAGATAGAACTGGCGCGTTCTACTGAAGAGGAAAAGCAATCGCAGTTGCAACGCCTGGCAGATTTCCATAGCCGTCATGCGGACGTGGCACCGAAGGCGCTGGCGGCCTTGCAGCAGGCGGCGATCAATAATGAGAATGTGTTTGCCAAACTCATGGATGCGGCCAGGGTTTGTTCGCTTGGGCAGATTACGACTGCGTTGTTTGAGGTAGGTGGACAATATCGACGCAACATGTGA
- a CDS encoding nuclear transport factor 2 family protein encodes MLISFRRLALVSCLGLPLLAQAQLPVQANPDHEAMLSSADTRLAANKRLVYDFWREVFEGGHMELADKYLTESYMQHNPGVGTGRAAFVELFSKFVKPKDIQARVKAPLVAITAEGDKVILSFVSTVPDPKDASKKYTTTWFDMFRIENGKIAEHWDPALKDSH; translated from the coding sequence ATGTTGATTTCTTTTCGCCGTCTTGCCCTGGTTTCCTGTCTTGGCCTGCCTTTACTTGCTCAAGCGCAATTGCCTGTGCAGGCAAATCCTGATCATGAAGCCATGTTGTCCAGTGCGGATACGCGGCTGGCTGCGAACAAGCGGCTGGTGTATGACTTCTGGCGTGAGGTGTTTGAGGGCGGTCACATGGAGCTGGCAGACAAGTATCTGACCGAATCCTATATGCAGCACAACCCCGGAGTAGGGACAGGGCGCGCGGCATTTGTCGAGCTGTTCAGCAAATTCGTCAAACCCAAGGACATACAGGCCAGGGTCAAAGCACCTTTGGTGGCGATTACTGCCGAGGGCGATAAAGTGATATTGAGTTTTGTCAGCACCGTGCCAGATCCCAAAGATGCCAGCAAGAAATACACGACGACCTGGTTTGACATGTTCCGCATAGAGAACGGGAAAATTGCAGAGCACTGGGACCCGGCTTTAAAAGACAGCCATTGA
- a CDS encoding cupin domain-containing protein — MLHKNLIAEAASLPSAWRSAILGKASGAQVKVLRMDECAYPDETHDFTEALLVLDGQMNLDIHGEIVAVKAGELYLVPAHTPHAVAAGSKGTLVIIDQ, encoded by the coding sequence GTGTTGCATAAGAATTTGATTGCTGAGGCGGCATCTTTGCCAAGCGCCTGGCGGTCTGCCATCCTGGGCAAGGCCAGTGGTGCGCAAGTAAAGGTGTTGCGCATGGATGAATGCGCTTATCCTGATGAAACCCATGACTTTACTGAAGCCTTGCTGGTGCTGGATGGGCAAATGAATCTCGACATTCACGGCGAGATTGTCGCTGTCAAAGCGGGTGAGTTGTATCTGGTGCCTGCCCATACTCCGCATGCCGTGGCAGCAGGAAGCAAGGGAACATTGGTTATCATTGATCAATAG
- a CDS encoding VOC family protein gives MQKITPFLWFDHQAEEAVQFYLDIFKDAKILSIAHYGEGAPLPKGTVLTIKFTMAGQEFVALNGGPHYSFTPAISFVIDCESQEEVDYYWDKLLAGGGKESQCAWLTDKYGISWQVVPRALINYLNDADPAKAQRVMMSMFQMKKIIIADLDKAYAG, from the coding sequence ATGCAAAAAATCACCCCTTTCCTCTGGTTTGATCATCAGGCCGAAGAAGCCGTACAGTTTTATCTCGACATCTTCAAAGACGCAAAAATTCTCAGCATAGCCCATTATGGTGAAGGCGCACCTCTGCCCAAGGGGACAGTGCTTACCATCAAGTTCACCATGGCCGGGCAGGAATTCGTGGCCCTCAATGGCGGCCCGCATTACAGCTTTACTCCGGCGATTTCTTTTGTCATCGATTGCGAGTCGCAGGAAGAAGTCGATTATTACTGGGACAAATTATTGGCGGGCGGCGGCAAAGAAAGCCAGTGCGCCTGGCTTACGGACAAATACGGCATTTCCTGGCAGGTCGTGCCGCGGGCATTGATCAATTATCTCAATGATGCCGACCCGGCCAAGGCGCAAAGAGTCATGATGTCTATGTTCCAGATGAAGAAAATTATCATTGCCGATCTGGATAAAGCCTATGCCGGATGA